In Calonectris borealis chromosome 8, bCalBor7.hap1.2, whole genome shotgun sequence, the genomic stretch GTTAACTCAGCTGCTCAGGGAATCACAgtcttaaccattttttttttaattattactgcaTTTTTCCAATCAAGGTTTTAAATCCACTTGTAAGTATGATTTAAGATAAATGAGAAATTCGGACACTTGTCAAACCATCAGTGTCACTCATCGGCACAGTGCTCTCAAGTGTAACAATCAAATGTATTCTTAAATGTCAGTTCAAATGTATTATGCAGTTCATTTTAAGTGTGAAGCGGTACTGGTAAGTGAATGACTAATGCTAGGTTTAGACAGTCAAGAGAATGGAAACATTTATGCAAATATTATCAGCAAGAAAGTGACGAGGGAAAAAGATCTTTGTTaatatttgcaaaagaaattccttctgcctttttccccttttttctcacTGTATTAATATTTCCAGATAATCACTGTTCTTTCAGGtacactttaaaatattaacattttttaacTCCTTACTCTTAGAGGAGAGAATTTGGTTGCAGGATAGTTGTGTCAGGATAGCGATTATATTTTGATCTCTACTTCAAACAGCTGACTGCCTTTCAGAATCATTCCTTTGGCACAGGTAACATTAAATTTGCACTACCctgtttaaaataattcacaATTATGCTTGACAACAAAGCACAAGATGGGTATCATTAAATTTTATTGTACAAAACTGACAAGATATGGCATtccttagaattaaaaaaaaaaaaaagatcaaaacacaACTCATGTCCCTGGAACAATTTTGTAAATGGAACAATTAATACACAACCTTTAGTCCAGCAATGATATTTAGCTGCAAGACCATCTTTAGACATGAcaggtataattaaaaaaatattccatcagTTCAAGCAGTAGTTTAATTTTCCATGAAATAAGTATTTCTATAAACACTTTATGTTCAgtcaaaacaaatgcttttgaATTTTCTTACCTTAAGAGGTATAAACCAACTAGACAGGTTTGGGAATCATCAGAGAAGTCTACCCCATGGGAAAGTCTAGGTTTTGTAttccatttgaaaatgttttttttaataaaaataagtaataccAACGTAGCATTTCCTAACCAAATACTTCTAGCAAACAGATCTTGCTTCTGTGATGTTTTATTCAGCAGTGCAGCACaagtcttttgggttttttatttgatACCTCATTTCTGTGTCAAATTCAGAATTTGAATATAGACCCAGGGaaaggttttcattattttttttttcacaaaacctACCCTTTACTGCACAGGATTCACAAAAGGTCAAAACTATGCAAGGTCTTCACTCTGCTTCTCAGCAAAAACATCAAATAAATGTTGAATGGTTTTCCCTTTATCCCAGTGGAAGGAATTCTTTCTTGAATTCTTAGTATAAACATGAAATAAGAAAGGGAACTAAATAACTTTATGTTAAATTCCAGTTCAGCTGTAAATAGCCTTTAAACAACAGTGCTACAAAGAACCGCACTACttgcatttctgaagaaaaaacaattaaaactaaGAAATTATCAGGGAAGCTCATCAACGATTGTGCCAAGAGAGCACAAGACTATCTTTGCTATGGCCCAAGCTTTACAAAAGTGCTTCTCTGCAGGACGCAGTCACTGCGATAAACTTCTGAGATGGTCCCAGGGCGTAAGTTATCCTAGACACCCGCACACGCGCTAGTACTTATTACACTGTGCTTTCTACGAAGAGATTATGCTTCAGTACTTTACATTTTccattctctctcttcctccagaagaagaaaaaaccttctatgcaagataaaaataattttgaataattagTCATGTATTAAAGACCTAGTTTTGAAGTATTTATTTAACATCTAGTCATATAAAATAAAGTGTAAAAGTATGAAGGTATCAGAATGTGGCTTTCAGCAAGGCAGTTTGGGAAGTAAGAATTCAACAtaaaacaggaattatttttttccccctttgaaaaGGGTCACATCAGAATGAATGAAAAACACCGAAGAATTTCACTTCAAGCCTGCACTCCTGCCTTTTGTCCTTTCCCCAAGAGGAGAGACCACTGGAAGAATCCTCCAGGGTTTCAGCTGTGTTGTTCTTTGTGCTCTGGTATCGGGTCTGGCTGGAACTATGTACTGCCCTCTTTGGGCGGCAGGGGCGGCTGAGGCTGCTGTGGTGGCTGCGTGCCTGTGGCCGTTTTGATAGAGTTCAGGGTTTTGCTAAACCAAGAGTTTTTGGCAGCTTGGATTTCATTCATAAGGGCTCCTCTCTGGTGCTCCAGCTCCTAAGAAAGCAGAATAGTCAGAACGGATCAAGAACCAATTAATTCACAAAAAAGCATCCTCAAACTCAGTCCCTGCAATCCAGCACTTTCCTTGCAACCTCCCAGGCACTAGGGAGAGAAGACAGATTGAAGTTGTGGAAACAGAAgatatttaaatatacaaatgaaaacctcttttcttttttccttttctttctttttttttaaagacagaaaattgtTCTGGAAGTTCACAGGTACACGGTGGTAGAGGTATATGCTCCTTTTTGGAACAATTTGTTGCATGATTCAGAACTATTTTGGACTGAGCACAACGGGGTTAAGCAGACTGCCCTGCTGCACCTGGATTCCACGTACCTGGATTTTGCACTTGGCTTCCACAAGCTGCAGTTTGGTCTGTGCAAGTTCCAGCTCCATCtctctcagctgcttcttcagTGCATCCTTCTCATCGTCTGTTTCTATGCCTTTATTCTCCGTGCTTACAGCAGGCAGCTTCAGTGCCCCCTCCTTACTGAAAATCTCACTGCAGTGTTTGCAGGCCATCACTTTACCCTGAAATACCCAGAAAGCTCATTTTTAATCCATGTTACAGGAGTTGTTGTGCTTCCTGGAGGAGCCATCTTTACGTTAGACTGCCTTTCTGTCAGGAATACTCGAACTAGTACTGCAGTTCTCATATCTGACATGAAAAGAATTTGAGAAGTTCATGAACAATTTCCAGGGTATATTAACCAGTATAAAAATTCCTAAAATGTACTTAGCATGCTCTGTCTAGGCACAGAGACTTTGCTCCTAGATTAGAATTACTCAAGCCTTCTTGCTACCGGAGCCGTGtaatattttgcagtatttatGCCAGCACAATTCAGAAGAGTAAATTACACTCTAGGGACTTTTTGTCTTCCATAAAAGCACTTGACCaaattaatacagatttttaaagaattttaaggaATGCCGGGAGCTTCTCGGTATTTCCAGAAGCAAGCGAGCAGCCTCTCCTCACTGCAAGGGCCCAGGCTGTCCTGTTTAGCGTCGTAGGGGATGGCCCTTTTTGCCAGCGACGCCTGGCACACAACAGTAAGGTTCTCGTGCTGGAGGGGTGAACCAGTTACTCATGGCTGAAGATGTAGCACAGCTGGCCTGGCTCGCGCAAACTATAACGGGATATTGAGCTATTTCAGCAGATTATAGGAACATCAatcctagaattttttttttaatcagtaacaaaaaaaagtcactaaaaaGCAACAAATCAGGTTCAGCTCGAGTACTAAAGAAACAACTAGAAGCTACAGCAGAGGGAAAACAATTCTGCCTGCTCAGTAGTGACAAAGCAGAGGGATGGAATTATTACCTGATCAGGAAACGTTTACCTCTAGTGCAGATGTTCCTGGTAAGGGGGTTTAGAGAAGGGAGAGGAACTGCTATGGAAATTCTGGGGATGGCCCAAGCTGTGCCAATTACTTAAACCAACTGCTTAAATTACAGAAACCCAAATATAAACAGTCCATTTCAGCCAATTCTGACCCCTCCACTGTGCACACTGGAGAAGCAACACGTTTTCTCTTCcagagagcctttttttttttccccgtttaaTTAAAACATCCAAGTAAATACTGTCTGTCTACATTTTTTGCCAAAAATATacatttcaacaggaaaaagaaaagccaagtaCTATATGCACTTCCGTTTGAGAGTTCCACCCTGTCTGATATAAGATAAAGAACCGTGAAAGGAAATAAATCCTTTCATTGTTTACATCTGATGAAAAATGCATGTGGGGCTATCAATGCAGCTGGGTAGACGCCGCTGTTGTTACATTAAACTTCAATTCACGTTTTATTCTGTATCCCTGGCATTTAGCAGCACTTGCATTAGAAACATCCCATACGTAGAGGCATCATTCTCACCTTCACAACCTCCAGTTCATCTTTACTGGCCGCTTGTTGTTTTTCCAGCCTGGTACTCAGCTGGGAACAAATCTGGAGCAGAGAAAACAGTCTCTTAGCTAACGTTTACTATACTAAAATATAACCTGTGCTTtttaacaatgattttttttagagCTAACATTGCTTAAATTCTGCCTCACTCAGGTATATGCATTCCCCCTTAACAAATCCACTGCTGCTGATAATGAGACTGAAAAAAACGGCAGTATTCAATACAGAACCTGAACACGGAGACCGGAACATTTTATGGATGAACTGGTTTATAATGTTTATACTGCATTATGTCAGAGTAAAGAAGCATTCACCCTACAGTACTAAATTTAACTGAAAGACAGGTTATTCTTGATTCCCTTAATTAGGAGGCTATTAGGAAAACCACAGAAAGATTTATGACAAATTACAATGCATGCTCTCTGAAAGCCTGAAATGTAGTGTATGTTATTTAAAGAATGAGATCTGCAACTCTGAAAATTCAGCTCTCAGAACAGGTTGAAAGAAGAAATACGAGAAGGCGTCTCTAGAACAGTACCTGTTTATACTCTGCAATAATGGCTGTGGTTTTCTTGATCTCAGATTCTGCCTTCTCTAGCTGCTTCCTGAAGACTTCCTTCAGCTAGGAATTGAAGGAGAGAAGTTACACAGTACACTGAAAAAAGTTCTCAAAACGCGTCATCAGGTTGTTCCCTCGACGTCTTGCTGTGTTTACAACTTCTGTTCTAAAGAACTGTTCTACAGCTTCTTCTTAACCAAATTCCAGTTCTTCAGGCAAGTGTCTGATTTACTCAGTATACAAATACTGATTATATTCAGTTATAACCAAAAAGTCTATACTGTGATACTGTGTACCCTGCTTAGAGAATTCTCCTGTAGCACAGTTCTCTTTCTCTGCATTAACTGGTGGTGCAGCATCGTCCACAGAACACAAAACGAGCACTACCGTTAAGAGGGTtttactgattttgtttttctgcacgCTGTCACAGCAGGTTTGAGCAGACAGATTATTTGTTTGCTTGGAGATGGAACAGGAAGAAGAATCTCCCAGCACTGTCACTCTCATCCccgtaacaggagaaaaaaaacctgttttggtCTGTGGTGCTGCGTTGAAATACAGCTAACTCATTCCTCCGCCGTTCGGAACCACTAAATTTGGAAAGCCCTTTCAGTAGGAAAAAGGCCTCCACTGCCTTGCTTATAGCAAACAGAGAACTTGGCAACCTCCGTTTTAGAGAGACACAAAGAATTACCGTTTGACTGTTGTAGTCACTGTGGTcgaatggaaaaaataaaaatcagggtATCGCTTTTGAAACATACTTTCGCGTGTGTCAGTATTCAGGACATTAGATATGTAGGATTAAAAAATCAAGACTGAACATTTTGCAAACAAGTATAAGGCCAGGTCTAGTCAGCAAAATTCTCCCAACCCTCAACCCTGTTCTGCTGTTGGTTCTAGCTTCCGACAGGAACGTTCACAGCTTTATTAGagtgaagcagcagctgaatcCAGAATGGCCTCTTAAAGGGCAACAACTCCTCCAGCTCCTTGTTTAGATAATTAAAAGAGGTCTGATCATGTCTCCTTAGTtgcgattgctcaccaccggTGAAAATGATTATTACAATACTGGGAAGAGGATAAGGTATGGAAAACTGAACATTCAGAGCTCAAGtaaaggaaaacactgaaaaacatacttttttaaaaaaacatttacccTGGCACTGTAGATTTTTGAATTGTGACTGCATTTTGAAGACAAAATCCTTTCTGCAATTGCAACACATTCACGCTTTTCTGCATATCCTTTTGCTTGCATTTCCTTGCTAAATGGGAAAAGTTGGAGAATGCCTTACCTGAGCagtttcctcttcctgcttccgTTTCTCTTCCTCAGTCTCCACTAGCTTCTGTTTGGTCAGGAGAAGTTCCTTGTTCAAAACATCCGCTTTGTCTTCAGCCTAGAATGAGAAACGGTGGTGTATATCAGATGTTACCTGTGCCAATACAAATGTATTGCTGTACACATCTCAGAAATACTGCAGATTCAGGTTCTAGCATTACCTTTTCCTACCTTTTCCTGCCCAGAtccatatataaatataaaacctattttttatatgaaattcCCTTTTCAAGTAGCTATTTTCTCAGTCATTTCACTGTGTTTCAACAACTGTGCAAAAGGACCCTCTTGCCAAATGTTTACCTGTGGCCGGATGGCAAGTAAGCATAGATACTATGTCCTAACAGAAACCTAATACAAACAATGATGTATAGAATATTTTTGTTGGGAACAATACTAATCTAAGTGAGGGCAGCATGATTTAGCTCCTGTGTAACTTCAGATAACTCATTCCATTTTTGTATCTCTAAGGGAGGAAACCAGATATTGTAGGAAACGTTAGGTGCCTGCACTGTACCCTACGAAGTGTCCGGGTGAAGACAAGTATAAAAAAGACAAAGAGGACCACCAGATAAAAAGGTTTGTTTATCAGTGCAAATAAGTATTACCTGGAGAAACTTGATACTGTGTGTGTACGGGAAAATatgaattttctcctttctttgaagGGCCGAGCTTATGGTGAAACACACTGGGAATGCTTTGCTTTTGTGAGCACTATCCTCACCAGTCACCAGGAGAGAAATACATTTCTCAGtgtctgaaatattctgttcacCTCCCCACTGGGAGATAGACACTGCGTCACGCCACTCCTTCTGTTCAGTAACTAGGTGCTAGAACAGGCAATGGTTGTGGTCAAACAGTACTTAGTTTGCTGAAAATAAAGGAGGGAAAATGGCATCGTGAACAACAAAAAACAGTACAGAACTTCtctgagaaagggagaaaggaaaacaagcagtgAAAGAACGGAAAATTGGTAAGACTGACATCTTATCAACAAAAGAACTCGGGGATTACAAGGATATTCTTGAGACCTGTTTAAAATATGGTTTGAAGGAACTACAAAACTTCCCTCCTTCTACGTGTTCACTCCAGGATCTCCAAGCGCCTGCAGTGGTGTACGGTATCGCCTCTCCTTGCAGATGGGGAGTGCAGTAgcacaaagcttttctttcagtgCCAGTGAACTGAGGCGCCGTGTGGGAAAACTTCATGGAGCCACTCTTGTCTACAGAAAGACTGCTCAAACGCAGGAGAGCAAGGAACGGGGCTGGCAAAGTCCTTGTCACGATACTGGAGAGAAAACACGGATGGGCAGCAGCAGACATGAAGCTGCTTTATGTACAGCTATTCCCAGGGAAGATAGAGCACCTCAACACACTGCTTTTGGCCGTCACACGAGACTGCCCACTCCATCATGCAAAGCGCATCTCTGCCTGCGTTTGCTCACCAAGACAGCTCAGATTTTTAGAATCACATGGATCCAAATCAGCAGAGCCTAACTGTCAAGGATCTGCCTACACAGAAACACAGATTGCACAACTGTGGTCCATGATGTTTACAATTCTGAGGTTAGATAGAGAAAGCCAAATAACTACGGCAAATCAAATTCAGAGGCCCTTGCAGGAAAAGATTTTACATTATAAAAGGCACTACAGCCCTCACTGAGCAAGGGACTAATCACGAGGTGTGGCGGAGTATGGCCCTCCTGTATTTAGTACCTTAGTGATAGCTTTTACGGCATTTATCAATACTACATAAAACACTCCAGAAAGAGGAGGGTTGAATGTGTAGTTCTGTGCCACTCTTCTCTGAGATAAAGGGCTCTGATTGCTCCTGCCCTTCACATTTCAGTCTTCACAAGAAACAAAAGCACTTATCAAGGGACACCCAGGAGCTCTTCTAATTTTTGGTGCCATGCTACTTCATTATCTCTGAATTTTGTTGGCTGTACTAAAACTGCTGTGAAAAACAGATCCATGTAAGGTGGTAGACAAGGCAACTTCCCTTGAAATTAGTCTTTCGAGGAGCATGTGATACCTTTTTCAAGTAAATGTTCATTCTTTGGTATCTGCCTAAAAGTTATGGCTTACGTTTTCTGAAACAATCCACAACAGAGAAGGTGCAGTCAGTATTGGCAAGACTGCACCGTGAATGCCTACAGCTGCATGCATGCGGAAATCCAGCTTTCTGACTGCAACTAGGAGGGAGGTTGTCAGGAAAACAAAGGCCC encodes the following:
- the RABGAP1L gene encoding rab GTPase-activating protein 1-like isoform X2, with product MRESQLQQEDPMDRYKRENRRLQEASMRLEQENDDLAHELVTSKIALRNDLDQAEDKADVLNKELLLTKQKLVETEEEKRKQEEETAQLKEVFRKQLEKAESEIKKTTAIIAEYKQICSQLSTRLEKQQAASKDELEVVKGKVMACKHCSEIFSKEGALKLPAVSTENKGIETDDEKDALKKQLREMELELAQTKLQLVEAKCKIQELEHQRGALMNEIQAAKNSWFSKTLNSIKTATGTQPPQQPQPPLPPKEGST
- the RABGAP1L gene encoding rab GTPase-activating protein 1-like isoform X5, with the protein product MMEEISITVAYDAHVFSQLYDEDFLANLVAVSKPKSVVPTKKLKKYEREYQTMRESQLQQEDPMDRYKRENRRLQEASMRLEQENDDLAHELVTSKIALRNDLDQAEDKADVLNKELLLTKQKLVETEEEKRKQEEETAQLKEVFRKQLEKAESEIKKTTAIIAEYKQICSQLSTRLEKQQAASKDELEVVKGKVMACKHCSEIFSKEGALKLPAVSTENKGIETDDEKDALKKQLREMELELAQTKLQLVEAKCKIQELEHQRGALMNEIQAAKNSWFSKTLNSIKTATGTQPPQQPQPPLPPKEGST
- the RABGAP1L gene encoding rab GTPase-activating protein 1-like isoform X3, which translates into the protein MVESSIWSVTLQERENRRLQEASMRLEQENDDLAHELVTSKIALRNDLDQAEDKADVLNKELLLTKQKLVETEEEKRKQEEETAQLKEVFRKQLEKAESEIKKTTAIIAEYKQICSQLSTRLEKQQAASKDELEVVKGKVMACKHCSEIFSKEGALKLPAVSTENKGIETDDEKDALKKQLREMELELAQTKLQLVEAKCKIQELEHQRGALMNEIQAAKNSWFSKTLNSIKTATGTQPPQQPQPPLPPKEGST
- the RABGAP1L gene encoding rab GTPase-activating protein 1-like isoform X4 — protein: MEEGVPCKTPAAKLTPPVKKSQDMHDERSKLVNEYACRVLELLGMGHRLFVPRLLATSKEDLLQADFEGALKFFRVQLPKRYRAEENARRLMEQACNIKVPTKKLKKYEREYQTMRESQLQQEDPMDRYKRENRRLQEASMRLEQENDDLAHELVTSKIALRNDLDQAEDKADVLNKELLLTKQKLVETEEEKRKQEEETAQLKEVFRKQLEKAESEIKKTTAIIAEYKQICSQLSTRLEKQQAASKDELEVVKGKVMACKHCSEIFSKEGALKLPAVSTENKGIETDDEKDALKKQLREMELELAQTKLQLVEAKCKIQELEHQRGALMNEIQAAKNSWFSKTLNSIKTATGTQPPQQPQPPLPPKEGST